One Halosegnis longus DNA window includes the following coding sequences:
- a CDS encoding outer membrane protein assembly factor BamB family protein translates to MTGETADATGWPTAFGTAGNTCFSTDSGPTDGTPNWTFSRDEFQPRAPCVADGTVYVVGAVGESGSEQMRVFALDVATGDLQWEQTVHDNSLPRRSSAPTVADGIVYVVTNDSYLDGLGLVALDAADGEILWELSGAAGNHYGGPVALNGRVHTITESPDEASALRAFEPDGSLAWENSPGDQALSAYGIAGGGNSLVVTDVTGVYGVDAADGETRWEIPADEFEERLQLPPAVAGNTAFVATGATSMTRGRTEPESTYRLYALDIANGAQRWRTSMSNDDEPAAPAGPLAVTDDAVFVVQAPITDGGRELVAYDRTSGTVQSRQSLRFVPNLASPTVAGGTPYVPADFGIVTDDGTLAESLELSAALQANWGVPVFDGQAAVVTNEGIALLQ, encoded by the coding sequence GTGACAGGCGAGACAGCGGACGCGACGGGCTGGCCGACCGCCTTCGGTACCGCCGGGAACACCTGTTTCTCGACGGATTCCGGACCGACCGACGGCACCCCGAACTGGACGTTCTCGCGTGACGAATTTCAACCGCGTGCACCGTGCGTGGCTGATGGAACCGTGTACGTCGTCGGTGCCGTCGGTGAGTCGGGGAGCGAACAGATGCGCGTGTTCGCACTCGATGTCGCGACCGGCGACCTGCAGTGGGAACAGACGGTTCACGACAACTCGCTCCCCCGCAGGAGTTCCGCGCCGACCGTCGCGGACGGTATCGTCTATGTGGTCACCAACGACAGCTATCTCGACGGACTCGGACTTGTAGCACTTGACGCTGCAGACGGCGAGATTCTGTGGGAGCTGTCGGGCGCAGCGGGAAACCACTACGGCGGTCCGGTCGCGCTCAACGGGCGAGTCCACACGATAACCGAATCCCCGGACGAAGCGAGTGCCCTCCGTGCGTTCGAGCCGGATGGCTCGCTCGCGTGGGAAAATTCCCCCGGCGACCAGGCGCTGAGTGCGTACGGCATCGCCGGCGGGGGAAACAGCCTCGTTGTTACCGACGTGACCGGCGTGTACGGTGTCGATGCAGCAGACGGCGAGACGCGCTGGGAGATTCCAGCGGATGAGTTCGAAGAGCGTCTTCAGCTACCGCCGGCCGTCGCCGGAAACACCGCGTTCGTCGCGACCGGCGCGACCAGCATGACCAGAGGACGAACGGAGCCCGAGTCAACGTATCGCCTGTATGCACTCGATATCGCGAACGGAGCACAGCGATGGCGGACCAGCATGAGCAACGATGACGAACCGGCTGCTCCGGCTGGACCGCTGGCGGTGACCGACGACGCCGTGTTCGTGGTACAGGCACCAATTACCGACGGTGGTCGCGAACTTGTCGCCTACGACCGAACGTCGGGAACAGTTCAGTCGCGGCAGTCGCTTCGTTTTGTTCCGAATCTCGCTAGTCCGACGGTCGCGGGGGGGACCCCGTACGTTCCAGCAGATTTCGGTATCGTGACCGATGACGGTACGCTGGCGGAGTCACTTGAGTTGTCGGCGGCGCTGCAGGCGAACTGGGGGGTTCCCGTGTTCGACGGGCAGGCGGCGGTCGTTACCAATGAGGGAATCGCGCTGTTGCAGTAA
- a CDS encoding DUF7113 family protein: MLQIRGFAGGTGVTGTLYEPGEEPPSYRGAADPDAPYVWVCDSFYQVATGGQAQTIGGKEIRVAFESPTPRGFEERDRAIAAAEEHLRTQFARLGVAENEVIIDVLEPTEA; this comes from the coding sequence ATGCTACAGATTCGCGGTTTCGCGGGCGGAACGGGGGTGACGGGCACGCTGTATGAACCCGGCGAGGAGCCACCCTCCTACCGCGGTGCGGCCGACCCCGACGCGCCGTACGTCTGGGTGTGTGACTCCTTTTATCAGGTGGCCACCGGCGGACAGGCCCAGACCATCGGCGGCAAGGAGATTCGCGTCGCCTTCGAGTCGCCGACGCCGCGCGGCTTCGAGGAGCGCGACCGCGCCATTGCCGCCGCGGAGGAGCATCTCCGCACGCAGTTCGCCCGCCTCGGCGTCGCGGAAAATGAGGTCATTATCGACGTGCTCGAACCGACGGAAGCTTGA
- the gpmI gene encoding 2,3-bisphosphoglycerate-independent phosphoglycerate mutase, which produces MHAALVILDGWGLNDDPDARDAVRAADTPTVDGLTERGAAGRLETHGRRVGLPDGQMGNSEVGHLNIGAGRVVLQDSTRISEESNAGRIGENEAIADAFAHARANDAQVHFMGLVSDGGVHSYQHHLHALIAAAADAGVDAVTHVFTDGRDTAPKSGAGFLADLEATVEEHDTGDVATVSGRYYAMDRDENWERTARAFDAIVNREAPHAADAAVAAAEASYDRGDTDEFIEPTLVADGDALAPEDAVVFFNFRADRARQLTRMLADIRPTWDVDVTPPEPHLVTMTEYDATFDVRVAFPPNQPEQTLGETLSDADHTQLRMAESEKSPHVTYFLNGGREVEFAGESRHIVPSPDVATYDRQPEMSAPELTDAAVEHIESEDPDVLILNYANADMVGHTGDFDAAVAAVEAVDANLSRLATAVRDAAGHLFVTADHGNADDMGTEESPHTAHTTNPVPFVSVPAAGDADATVREGGALCDIAPTLLDAIGVPVPEAMTGEVLLE; this is translated from the coding sequence ATGCACGCGGCACTCGTTATCCTCGACGGCTGGGGGCTGAACGACGACCCCGACGCGCGCGATGCCGTCCGCGCGGCAGACACGCCGACCGTGGACGGGCTCACCGAGCGCGGCGCGGCCGGCCGACTCGAAACCCACGGCCGCCGGGTCGGACTTCCCGACGGCCAGATGGGCAACAGCGAGGTCGGTCACCTCAACATCGGTGCGGGTCGGGTCGTCCTCCAGGACTCGACGCGCATCAGCGAGGAGAGCAACGCCGGCCGCATCGGCGAGAACGAGGCCATCGCCGACGCCTTCGCCCACGCCCGCGCGAACGACGCACAGGTCCACTTCATGGGCCTCGTATCGGACGGCGGCGTCCACTCCTACCAGCACCACCTCCACGCGCTCATCGCCGCCGCGGCCGACGCCGGCGTCGATGCGGTCACCCACGTCTTCACCGACGGACGCGACACCGCCCCGAAGTCGGGCGCTGGCTTCCTCGCCGACCTCGAAGCGACCGTCGAGGAGCACGACACCGGCGACGTCGCGACGGTCTCCGGCCGCTACTACGCGATGGACCGCGACGAGAACTGGGAGCGCACGGCGCGTGCCTTCGACGCCATCGTGAACCGGGAGGCTCCACACGCCGCCGACGCCGCCGTCGCCGCCGCCGAGGCGAGCTACGACCGCGGCGACACCGACGAGTTCATCGAGCCGACGCTCGTCGCCGACGGCGACGCCCTCGCCCCCGAGGACGCGGTCGTCTTCTTCAACTTCCGGGCCGACCGCGCCCGCCAGCTCACGCGGATGCTCGCCGACATCCGGCCGACGTGGGACGTGGACGTGACCCCGCCCGAGCCGCATCTCGTCACGATGACCGAGTACGACGCCACCTTCGACGTACGAGTGGCGTTCCCGCCGAATCAGCCCGAGCAGACGCTCGGAGAGACGCTTTCCGACGCCGACCACACCCAGCTCCGGATGGCCGAATCGGAGAAGTCACCCCACGTCACCTACTTCCTGAACGGCGGGCGAGAAGTGGAGTTCGCCGGCGAGTCGCGCCACATCGTCCCGTCGCCGGACGTGGCGACCTACGACCGACAGCCCGAGATGTCGGCTCCCGAACTCACCGACGCCGCCGTCGAGCACATCGAGAGCGAGGACCCGGACGTGTTGATACTCAACTACGCGAACGCGGACATGGTGGGCCACACGGGCGACTTCGACGCCGCGGTCGCGGCCGTCGAGGCCGTCGATGCGAATCTCTCGCGGCTCGCCACGGCTGTTCGCGATGCCGCTGGCCACCTGTTCGTCACCGCCGACCACGGCAACGCAGACGACATGGGGACCGAAGAGTCGCCACACACCGCCCACACGACGAATCCGGTCCCGTTCGTCTCCGTGCCGGCGGCCGGCGACGCCGACGCGACGGTCCGTGAGGGCGGCGCGCTCTGTGATATCGCCCCGACCCTGCTGGACGCGATTGGCGTTCCCGTCCCCGAGGCGATGACCGGCGAGGTGTTACTCGAGTGA
- a CDS encoding GNAT family N-acetyltransferase yields the protein MRLLDATADDLDALTSRWYALAREMEQYDDLNELSDDALGDVPDDGFRALLDDEAVSNYLIAHDGETIGFLTLREGDHPSREQARYLRIENLAIDEEHRGQGHGTAVIERVRAIARERDCDQLKVSCEWHNDGARRFYRRVGLRPKQVQFAQPIAGSD from the coding sequence ATGCGTCTCCTCGATGCGACCGCGGACGACCTCGACGCGCTCACCAGCCGCTGGTACGCCCTCGCCCGCGAGATGGAACAGTACGACGACCTGAACGAACTCAGCGACGACGCGCTCGGCGACGTTCCCGACGACGGCTTCCGCGCCCTCCTCGATGACGAGGCCGTCTCGAACTACCTCATCGCCCACGACGGCGAGACGATTGGCTTTCTCACCCTTCGCGAGGGTGACCACCCCTCGCGCGAACAGGCCCGGTACCTCCGTATCGAGAACCTCGCTATCGACGAGGAACACCGCGGTCAGGGTCACGGCACGGCGGTCATTGAGCGCGTGCGCGCTATCGCCCGCGAGCGGGACTGCGACCAACTCAAAGTGAGTTGTGAGTGGCACAACGACGGTGCACGACGGTTCTACCGCCGGGTCGGTCTGCGACCGAAGCAGGTGCAGTTCGCCCAGCCGATAGCCGGGAGCGACTGA
- a CDS encoding DUF1405 domain-containing protein — MTGSLGDRLNALAARTPGGDIDPPERDLPWYLAPLPDWLAAFGLRLAWPIAIVNLLGVVAGFYYYIPQFQRTVLAAWPVVPDSPVATLFIALSLIAWRLEYDVPWLHALAFFGCLKLGAWAPFVQLVIEGQGATPLWLYQFLIWSHAGMVVQGFLIPQYADFPIWAVAVAFAWYGFNDIVDYFVPIVGEPHHTVLNAEYVGGEIVHDVAAHDLAAGFAVLLTMLAIFLSLSVRVWLVRSGSVSE, encoded by the coding sequence ATGACCGGCTCGCTCGGCGACCGACTGAACGCCCTCGCGGCCCGCACGCCGGGCGGCGATATCGACCCACCCGAGCGCGACCTCCCGTGGTATCTCGCCCCGCTGCCCGACTGGCTCGCCGCCTTCGGGCTCCGGCTCGCGTGGCCCATCGCCATCGTCAATCTGCTCGGCGTCGTCGCCGGCTTCTACTACTACATCCCGCAGTTCCAGCGCACGGTGCTCGCGGCGTGGCCCGTCGTCCCGGACTCGCCCGTCGCCACCCTCTTTATCGCCCTCTCGCTCATCGCGTGGCGGCTCGAGTACGACGTGCCGTGGCTGCACGCGCTCGCCTTCTTCGGCTGTCTCAAGCTCGGCGCGTGGGCACCCTTCGTCCAACTCGTCATCGAGGGGCAGGGCGCGACCCCGCTGTGGCTGTATCAGTTCCTCATCTGGAGTCACGCCGGCATGGTCGTGCAGGGGTTCCTGATTCCGCAGTACGCCGACTTCCCGATTTGGGCCGTCGCCGTCGCGTTCGCGTGGTACGGCTTCAACGACATCGTCGACTACTTCGTTCCGATTGTCGGCGAGCCACACCACACCGTGTTGAACGCCGAGTACGTCGGTGGTGAGATTGTCCATGACGTCGCCGCCCACGACTTGGCTGCCGGCTTCGCCGTGCTGTTGACGATGCTCGCTATCTTTCTGTCACTCTCCGTTCGGGTGTGGCTCGTTCGTTCTGGGTCTGTTTCTGAGTGA
- a CDS encoding valine--tRNA ligase encodes MSTDDIEGSYDPEAVESKWRGHWVDDGTYEYDESNTDPNTAYSIDTPPPTVSGSLHMGHLYSHIAQDFAARYHRMADGDAFFPFGYDDNGIASERLTERELDIRHQNYERREFQELCREVCQEYEASFTEEIQELGISIDWSNTYKTIEPRVQRLSQLSFLDLYEQGREYKQRGPAIWCPDCETAISQVETEDAERDAHFNDITFEIVDGPRDEVTIATTRPELIPACVAMFVHPDDERTDDLPGSTARVPLFGHEVQILEDERVDMEKGTGVVMCCTFGDQNDIEWYQAHDLDLRVAIDESGTMTEEAGDYAGMSTHEAREAIVEDLDAAGHLVSREGIVHDVQVHERCETDIEYRVTDQWYIELLDKTDEYLEAGREMDWYPEKMFTRYKHWVEGLEWDWCISRQRDSGIPIPVWYCDACDETVFPEKADLPVDPLSDDPPVAECPACGHDSFEPEEDVFDTWATSSLTPLINAGWDWSEEEGFAFENPELYQFDLRPQGHDIISFWLFHTVVKCYEHTGEVPFDSVLINGHVLDRDRRKMSKSKGNGIDPREVMDEYPIDAIRYWAASTSVGEDFPFNENSMRQGEKLLQKLWNASKLVDSLADTDPAEPDEFTAMDEWLLASLDDVTETVTAYFEAHEYAKARDELRAFFWHTFCDDYLEIAKQSDADSTPYTLRVAHRRFLKLFAPFVPHVTEEIHTTLYGDDSVHTLAWPESEGYESNRAAGETALEVISALRGYKTDNGLALNATLDDVAVYGDIEGFENAISGVMHVESLERLDEAPALSTEISGIDLDYSKVGPEFGSKVGDIDSAIEAGEYAISNDQLHVADEVLDSELFEVEEERTFAGEGEFIETENAVVIIR; translated from the coding sequence ATGAGCACGGACGATATCGAGGGGAGCTACGACCCCGAGGCCGTCGAGTCCAAGTGGCGCGGCCACTGGGTCGACGACGGCACCTACGAGTACGACGAATCGAACACGGACCCGAACACGGCCTACAGCATCGACACCCCGCCGCCGACGGTGTCCGGGAGCCTCCACATGGGTCACCTGTACAGCCACATCGCGCAGGACTTCGCCGCCCGCTACCACCGGATGGCCGACGGTGATGCATTCTTCCCCTTCGGCTACGACGACAACGGCATCGCGAGCGAGCGGCTCACGGAGCGCGAGCTCGACATCCGCCACCAGAACTACGAGCGCCGGGAGTTCCAAGAACTGTGTCGCGAGGTCTGTCAGGAGTACGAGGCCAGCTTCACCGAGGAGATTCAGGAGCTCGGCATCTCCATCGACTGGTCGAACACCTACAAGACCATCGAGCCGCGCGTCCAGCGGCTCTCTCAGCTTTCCTTCCTCGACTTGTACGAGCAGGGCCGCGAGTACAAACAGCGCGGGCCGGCCATCTGGTGTCCCGACTGCGAGACGGCCATCTCACAGGTCGAAACCGAGGACGCAGAGCGGGACGCCCACTTCAATGACATCACCTTCGAGATCGTCGACGGCCCCCGCGACGAGGTGACGATTGCGACGACGCGTCCGGAGCTGATTCCGGCGTGTGTCGCCATGTTCGTCCACCCGGACGACGAGCGCACCGACGACCTGCCGGGGTCGACCGCGCGCGTCCCGCTGTTCGGCCACGAGGTCCAGATTCTCGAAGACGAGCGCGTCGACATGGAGAAGGGCACCGGCGTCGTGATGTGTTGTACCTTCGGCGACCAGAACGACATCGAGTGGTATCAGGCCCACGACCTCGACCTCCGCGTCGCCATCGACGAGTCGGGGACGATGACCGAGGAGGCCGGCGACTACGCCGGCATGTCCACCCACGAGGCCCGCGAGGCCATCGTCGAGGACCTCGACGCGGCGGGCCACCTCGTCTCCCGCGAGGGGATCGTCCACGACGTGCAGGTCCACGAGCGGTGTGAGACGGACATCGAGTACCGCGTCACCGACCAGTGGTACATCGAGCTGCTCGACAAGACGGACGAGTATCTGGAGGCCGGCCGCGAGATGGACTGGTACCCCGAGAAGATGTTCACCCGGTACAAGCACTGGGTCGAGGGGCTGGAGTGGGACTGGTGTATCTCCCGCCAGCGCGACTCGGGCATCCCGATTCCGGTCTGGTACTGCGACGCGTGCGACGAGACCGTCTTCCCGGAGAAGGCCGACCTGCCCGTCGACCCGCTGTCGGACGACCCGCCCGTCGCGGAGTGTCCGGCATGTGGCCACGACTCCTTCGAACCCGAAGAGGACGTGTTCGACACGTGGGCGACGAGCAGCCTGACCCCGCTGATTAACGCCGGCTGGGACTGGAGCGAGGAGGAGGGCTTCGCCTTCGAGAACCCGGAACTCTATCAGTTCGACCTCCGGCCGCAGGGCCACGACATCATCAGCTTCTGGCTGTTCCACACCGTCGTCAAGTGTTACGAGCACACCGGCGAGGTGCCGTTCGACTCGGTGCTCATCAACGGCCACGTTCTCGACAGAGACCGTCGGAAGATGTCGAAATCGAAGGGGAACGGTATCGACCCCCGCGAGGTCATGGACGAGTACCCCATCGACGCCATCCGCTACTGGGCCGCCTCCACGTCCGTCGGCGAGGATTTCCCGTTCAACGAGAACTCGATGCGACAGGGCGAGAAGCTGCTCCAGAAGCTGTGGAACGCCTCGAAGCTCGTCGACTCGCTCGCTGACACCGACCCCGCCGAGCCCGACGAGTTCACCGCGATGGACGAGTGGCTGCTCGCCTCCCTCGATGACGTGACCGAGACCGTCACAGCGTACTTCGAGGCCCACGAGTACGCGAAGGCGCGCGACGAGCTCCGCGCGTTCTTCTGGCACACGTTCTGTGACGATTATCTCGAAATCGCCAAGCAGTCGGACGCCGACTCGACGCCGTACACCCTGCGTGTCGCCCACCGGCGCTTCCTGAAGCTGTTCGCGCCGTTCGTCCCGCACGTCACCGAAGAGATACACACGACGCTGTACGGCGACGACTCCGTCCACACGCTCGCGTGGCCCGAATCGGAGGGGTACGAATCGAACCGCGCGGCCGGCGAGACGGCACTCGAAGTCATCTCGGCGCTGCGCGGCTACAAGACCGACAACGGTCTCGCGCTCAACGCCACCCTCGACGACGTTGCCGTCTACGGTGACATCGAAGGGTTCGAGAACGCGATTTCGGGCGTCATGCACGTCGAGAGCCTCGAGCGGCTCGACGAGGCTCCGGCGCTCTCGACGGAGATTTCGGGTATCGACCTCGACTACTCGAAGGTCGGCCCGGAGTTCGGGAGCAAGGTCGGCGACATCGACTCGGCCATCGAGGCCGGCGAGTACGCCATCTCCAACGACCAGCTGCACGTCGCGGACGAGGTGCTGGACTCGGAGCTGTTCGAGGTCGAGGAAGAACGAACCTTCGCCGGCGAGGGTGAGTTCATCGAGACCGAGAACGCGGTCGTGATTATTCGGTAA
- a CDS encoding GNAT family N-acetyltransferase, which yields MSRGVEIRRATTDDVAALVPLYRAAYQTAADLGYPTGMTDVDAEYVRSWFDSAEPSAEFVAERDGNIVGAVRILESQDHPFAERLAVAPDEQGHGVGTRLFERAEAYAREQGYNRLQLGTYTGHPFLIDFYEERGYDRYTVWENDDADHDYVGYEKSL from the coding sequence GTGAGCAGGGGAGTCGAGATTCGCCGCGCGACGACCGACGACGTGGCTGCCCTCGTCCCGCTGTATCGCGCCGCGTACCAGACGGCGGCCGACCTCGGCTACCCGACGGGGATGACGGACGTGGACGCAGAGTACGTCCGGTCGTGGTTCGACTCTGCAGAACCTTCGGCAGAATTCGTCGCCGAGCGCGACGGGAACATCGTGGGCGCAGTCCGCATCCTCGAAAGCCAGGACCACCCGTTCGCAGAACGGCTCGCCGTCGCGCCCGACGAACAGGGTCACGGCGTCGGTACCCGGCTGTTTGAGCGCGCCGAGGCGTACGCCCGCGAGCAGGGGTACAACCGGCTCCAGTTGGGAACCTACACTGGCCACCCGTTCCTCATCGACTTCTACGAGGAACGGGGCTACGACCGCTACACCGTCTGGGAGAACGACGACGCCGACCACGACTACGTCGGCTACGAGAAGTCGCTGTGA
- the nadC gene encoding carboxylating nicotinate-nucleotide diphosphorylase yields MLIEQSQIEAWLREDIGHHDVTNDVPGETTGRLVAKQDGVAAGVEAAQAVFEYLDVSVTDRVEAGTHVAAGDELLAVEGTASDLLRGERVAANLVGHASGVATTTRRAVDAAREVREDVAVAATRKTTPGLRGIEKRAVAAGGGDTHRLTLSHMVLVKENHIAELGMAEAVSRCVDRVSFATKVECEVETPADATRAAEAGADIVLLDNMSPAETANAVDLLDGEALIEASGGITHEDVPAYAETGVDVISMGALTHSADQLDLSFRTG; encoded by the coding sequence ATGCTGATTGAGCAGTCGCAGATCGAGGCGTGGCTCCGGGAGGATATCGGCCACCACGACGTGACCAACGACGTGCCCGGCGAGACGACCGGCCGACTCGTCGCGAAGCAGGACGGCGTGGCGGCCGGAGTCGAGGCCGCACAGGCGGTCTTCGAGTATCTCGACGTGTCGGTGACCGACAGGGTAGAGGCGGGGACGCACGTCGCCGCCGGCGACGAACTGCTCGCCGTCGAGGGGACGGCCAGTGACCTCCTGCGCGGCGAGCGCGTGGCGGCGAACCTCGTCGGCCACGCCTCCGGCGTCGCGACGACGACGCGGCGGGCCGTCGACGCCGCACGCGAGGTGCGCGAGGACGTCGCCGTGGCCGCGACCCGGAAAACGACGCCCGGACTCCGGGGCATCGAGAAGCGCGCCGTCGCCGCCGGCGGCGGTGACACCCACCGGCTCACCCTCTCGCACATGGTGCTCGTCAAGGAGAACCACATCGCGGAACTGGGGATGGCAGAAGCCGTCTCTCGGTGCGTCGACCGCGTCTCCTTCGCGACGAAGGTGGAGTGTGAGGTGGAGACGCCGGCCGACGCGACCCGGGCCGCCGAGGCCGGAGCCGACATCGTCCTGCTCGACAACATGAGTCCGGCAGAGACGGCAAACGCCGTCGACTTACTCGACGGGGAGGCGCTCATCGAGGCGTCGGGCGGTATCACCCACGAGGACGTACCCGCCTACGCGGAGACCGGCGTCGACGTGATTTCGATGGGGGCGCTCACCCACTCGGCCGACCAGTTGGACCTCTCCTTCCGGACGGGGTGA
- a CDS encoding DNA double-strand break repair nuclease NurA, producing MTLDPVHFKAISRLASGVSRSVDESQHREFGETVWAEWLDPLVSDGREVVEPLGEQRRYRVNATDIALEADEYHPRHGLDSGTINPTTFKNGLVADVAHAAMSRVPSDLELHRGRTNVVAVHSNDVTMGNVGGDWQMDDGGYVRQRLLHVPTTDHAKTAVVHELALYMAEATHATENADAVTDLLVMDGPIYPKGLLTWLQRDPELAELLASDERPREVLQLYIDLVERFIERDIPMLGFVKNPASRLITRAIREKEGNSPWLNDAAFFSQLLEQGEMDDGEWVRETEELTYTNWFVSRGSTDRALVSPDVPGVEHAYETAAYEVTFAMVYDPRTNTVYRVEAPRYFTDDADRRERLIRQVLKGVASEQGPPAVVGKADSLAKISARETTALRRALEEAFDSEIDADYNDDRWGPFVE from the coding sequence ATGACGCTCGACCCCGTCCACTTCAAGGCCATCTCGCGGTTGGCGAGCGGCGTCTCCCGCAGCGTCGACGAGTCACAACACCGCGAGTTCGGCGAGACGGTGTGGGCGGAGTGGCTCGACCCGCTCGTCTCGGACGGCCGCGAGGTGGTCGAACCGCTCGGCGAGCAGCGGCGCTACCGCGTCAACGCCACCGATATCGCGCTCGAAGCCGACGAGTACCACCCCCGCCACGGGCTTGACTCAGGGACGATCAACCCGACCACGTTCAAGAACGGGCTGGTCGCGGACGTGGCCCACGCCGCGATGAGCCGCGTCCCCTCGGACCTCGAACTGCACCGTGGCCGCACCAACGTCGTCGCCGTCCACTCCAACGACGTGACCATGGGGAACGTCGGCGGCGACTGGCAGATGGACGACGGCGGCTACGTCCGCCAGCGACTCCTCCACGTCCCGACGACCGACCACGCCAAGACCGCCGTCGTCCACGAACTCGCACTCTACATGGCCGAGGCGACCCACGCGACGGAGAACGCCGACGCCGTCACCGACCTGCTCGTGATGGACGGGCCGATCTATCCGAAGGGGTTGTTGACGTGGCTCCAGCGCGACCCCGAGCTCGCGGAGCTGCTCGCGAGCGACGAGCGCCCGCGCGAGGTGCTTCAGCTGTACATCGACCTCGTGGAGCGGTTCATCGAGCGTGACATCCCGATGCTCGGCTTCGTGAAGAACCCGGCGAGCCGGCTCATCACCCGCGCAATCCGCGAGAAGGAGGGGAACTCGCCGTGGCTCAACGACGCCGCCTTCTTCTCACAGCTGCTCGAACAGGGGGAGATGGACGACGGTGAGTGGGTGCGCGAGACGGAGGAGCTCACGTACACGAACTGGTTCGTCTCCCGCGGGAGCACGGACCGCGCGCTCGTCTCCCCGGACGTTCCGGGGGTCGAACACGCCTACGAGACGGCGGCGTACGAAGTCACCTTCGCGATGGTGTACGACCCCCGGACCAATACGGTCTACCGGGTGGAAGCGCCCCGCTACTTCACCGACGACGCCGACCGTCGCGAGCGACTCATCCGCCAAGTTCTGAAAGGCGTCGCGAGCGAACAGGGTCCGCCGGCCGTCGTCGGGAAGGCCGACTCGCTGGCGAAGATTAGCGCACGCGAGACGACGGCGCTCCGGCGCGCGCTGGAGGAGGCGTTCGACTCGGAAATCGACGCCGACTACAACGACGACCGCTGGGGGCCGTTCGTCGAGTAA
- a CDS encoding MFS transporter has protein sequence MDRVVAKYYLFEATRNAHLSGPVWVLFLLSRGVSYSGVGLLDAAFSVTILLSELPTGYAGDRIGRRRALLIGTAGTTVGSIAFAFGQSLATFLLVYVFLAVSQTFASGSDSAWLYETLETRLEADAFTRVRGRGRALGLVTGGVAAVAGGILGSVNLAWPWLASGLVTAVAVPVVATFPASATADTSEQTQRAVIRAVRDRLLGTDLRWFIVYTGVFAAVMGVVNFFVQPVTQDAVTGVTVAGYSPDSVVIIGGVYAAFSLVSAVVTAKAGRVRAAVGTAGWFRVAPPALGALLAGVVVVPAATVPLFFVLRAVRSVTEPLQGQYLNDRTGSLGRATTLSAVAMAHSLVVAPFEVVGGSMADALGVIATISLLGGGLLAVGLVWSVAHSDFS, from the coding sequence ATGGACCGGGTGGTCGCGAAGTACTACCTGTTCGAAGCGACACGCAACGCGCATCTCTCGGGGCCGGTTTGGGTGTTGTTTCTCCTCTCGCGGGGGGTCAGCTACTCCGGCGTCGGGCTGTTGGATGCTGCGTTTTCGGTGACAATTCTGCTCTCGGAGCTTCCGACCGGGTACGCTGGCGATAGAATCGGTCGACGGCGTGCGCTCCTCATCGGAACTGCCGGTACCACTGTCGGCTCTATCGCCTTCGCGTTCGGCCAGTCGCTGGCGACGTTTCTACTGGTGTACGTGTTCCTTGCTGTCTCACAGACGTTCGCATCCGGGAGCGACAGCGCATGGCTGTATGAAACGCTGGAGACGAGGCTTGAGGCCGACGCGTTCACGCGGGTCCGTGGTCGTGGCCGTGCACTCGGACTGGTGACGGGCGGGGTGGCGGCGGTCGCTGGCGGAATACTCGGGTCGGTGAATCTCGCGTGGCCGTGGCTCGCCAGTGGGCTCGTGACGGCGGTCGCCGTGCCGGTCGTTGCGACGTTCCCCGCCTCGGCGACTGCAGACACGAGCGAGCAGACACAGCGGGCCGTGATTCGGGCGGTCCGAGACAGATTACTCGGGACCGACCTCCGGTGGTTTATCGTCTACACGGGAGTATTCGCGGCGGTGATGGGGGTGGTGAACTTCTTCGTTCAGCCGGTGACACAGGATGCGGTAACGGGGGTGACGGTCGCGGGCTACAGCCCGGATTCGGTCGTAATCATCGGTGGTGTGTACGCGGCGTTCTCACTCGTGTCGGCGGTCGTGACGGCAAAGGCCGGGCGTGTCCGTGCGGCGGTCGGAACGGCAGGCTGGTTTCGGGTGGCTCCCCCGGCGCTCGGTGCACTCCTCGCCGGGGTCGTAGTCGTGCCGGCCGCGACAGTGCCGTTGTTTTTTGTTCTACGGGCGGTTCGGAGCGTCACGGAGCCGCTACAGGGGCAGTATCTCAACGACCGGACGGGGTCGCTCGGTCGAGCAACGACCCTCTCTGCCGTGGCGATGGCCCACTCGCTCGTCGTCGCCCCGTTCGAGGTAGTCGGGGGAAGCATGGCCGATGCACTCGGCGTCATTGCCACAATCTCCCTGCTCGGCGGGGGACTGCTCGCGGTCGGGCTAGTGTGGTCGGTCGCTCACAGCGACTTCTCGTAG